TGATTGACGGTAATTGCGACCGCACTCGGTCACATTTGTCTGCAATTTTCCTTAATATCAAGGAATAGGATAAAACTGTGATCGCAATTTAAAACTTTGTTGGAGAAAGTGGGGGAAATGAGCATGAGTGTGGCAGAAGATGAATCTAGTGAAGAGGTTCATGTTCCAGGTGAGATTGATTGGCAAATGCTTGATAAATCCAAGTTTTTCTTCCTTGGTGCTGCTCTTTTCTCTGGGGTTTCTGCAGCTCTTTACCCGGTTGTTGTGTTGAAGACTAGGCAGCAAGTGGCTCAGTCCAAAGTTTCTTGCATCAACACTGCATTTTCATTGATTAGGGGTGAGGGTTTTAGAGCATTGTACCGCGGGTTTGGGACTTCTTTGATGGGCACAATCCCTGCTAGGGCTCTTTACATGGCTGCATTAGAGGTTACGAAGAGCAATGTGGGCACTGCCACTGTTAGGTTTGGTCTTGCTGAACCAACTGCTGCTGCAGTTGCCAATGCAGCTGCTGGCTTGAGTGCAGCCATGGCAGCTCAGCTTGTGTGGACCCCTGTTGATGTTGTGAGCCAGAGGTTGATGGTTCAAGGTGTTTCTGATTCCGGAAATCCCAAGGCTTCGGCTCTTCGGTACATCAACGGGATTGATGCCTTCAGGAAGATCTTGAGCAGTGATGGCCTTAGGGGCTTGTATAGGGGTTTTGGGATCTCAATTTTGACCTATGCCCCTTCTAATGCAGTTTGGTGGGCTTCATATTCTGTTGCACAAAGGATGGTTTGGGGTGGAGTTGGGTACTACTTGTGCAAGGGAAATGATAGTGCAGCTAATAGTGCATTGAAGCCTGATACAAAGACTGTGATGGCAGTTCAGGGAGTCAGTGCAGCAGTGGCTGGTGGCATGTCTGCTTTGATCACCATGCCACTGGATACCATCAAGACAAGACTGCAAGTCCTGGATGGCAATGAGAACGGCCGTCGCGGACCGACAGCCATGCAGACAGTAAGGAGTCTGGTTAGGGAAGGTGGCTGGATGGCTTGTTATAGAGGATTGGGACCTAGATGGGCTTCAATGTCAATGTCTGCAACAACAATGATCACAACTTATGAGTTCCTCAAACGGCTCTCCGCGAAGAATCAAGAGGTTTTGACATGATGAAGGGACAGGTTTATgacagcaaaagaaaaaaaggataaacaaagagaagagaggaGGTTCTTCTTTGCCTGTTTTTCTGTTCTTATCTTTTCTCCACTTGTCAATGTTGTTTCTTCACTTTTGGCTTGCCACAATGACTGTTTGATCAATGTAAGTCATTGCAGgttattacataaataaaaatttacttctAACACATCTGTTCTATATTTCTTAATCACCTTAGTGATTATGCATAGGCTTCATGTTTACTTGAAAGTTTGATTTGATGATTATGAGTCATTttggttttcaaattgaatatcATGAACTAGCTGACTTTGCGACTCTGAAATGCAAGAATCACGTGGATTTCAACATTATGTAGCTTTGTGGTATTCAAGTCTTGTCTACCATGTGATCTACTCAAgacttttcaaacaaaaaagaaaaaagtgttgAGTTGAGTTGAGTATAGCAGTCACATTAGCATTCGAGAATCTTCTATGTATTTTTCTACTCATTTTCTAAGTAGTAGATCTTGGCTAGTTATAAGGAAGTGGCACAACtttcatgtatttattttatttgtatctaTCTAGGTTTGGTTTATAGTGGAAAACTTTAATACAATGGTGGGGCTAGTATTACTAACATGTTAAGCGGTGTGGGCCAGGGAATTGGCgcattttttagaattaaaattcCTTATTTACCCACTGCCTAATAAATTTACACAGTAGCCCCATTGCATCTTTGCACACGTCTTTGTATTCTATAGAATCTTGAACAgatttaagttattattttattgaggtTTAGCCCCACAAGTTTTCATTACATTTTTCTATCCACATgaagtgttaaaaaaatataaatatcttccatttataaattaatttaaaatttaatatgagaTTATGTTCAAACGAGTTTGTATTGTTGTTTTGATCCTGGTTTCGGATTCCGCTTTTGACTTAGTCTTTGATTTCTATCTAGCTGTTTATAAGTTTTGGAATATAATAAAGCATTAGATTCTTTCGGAAAGAATCCATGTATCTTACAAGATAACCAATTGAAATAACCGTCATATGTACGCGCCACTTGtccaaaaaagatattttaagtatcattttaaaaagcttttgtctttataaattatatatcatgTGGACTTGTAAAAAGAAGATATAGTGACATAGGGGGTAGGTAAACCCtgaataaactaaataaaactcATACCAATAATGTATAAAGAATGGATAGtgcactaaaatataaaatgcattTCAATAAACAATTGCAACTTGTATAGCGTTTTTTAGTAAGAAAAATGTTATGACATTCAAAactcaatataaattatattatcctCCTTTATGCATTGTTCATATTATAATTGTGTTTCCTTTTATATAGGAATGTTATATCCTCCTCCTTTAAGAAATTAATgagagtataaaaaaaatagatatattttagtctattttaatatgattggctttgttttaaaaaaatatatatgatgggcttcttaaaatagtttatatttgGGTGTGTTTCTTAATATTGTTAATGAGTAGttttaaatttctattattagcttttaaaactttcaaagaaaaatatttttaaaaaaaaatcaaatagatGTTATTATAGGGTGAGATCTAGGGGACAAGAGTATcccaagaaaaatattttacaaaaattataatataaaatatatatatatatatatatatatatatatatatgttcatataatttacttcaattttgatttgaaaCTCTATTATAAAAGTTCAGATTTtggttcttataatttaaagaagaaaagattTTAGTCTCGCTACAAGTAATATGCCAAAACACCTGCTCTAATAGGCACAGTCATTTGGATCAATATCTACAAGTTTACATGAATTTGTGGTCCCCTGCCCccgttttgtttttattttgtcttgcatCTCTAGATGGATCTCTTATCCCTGTTCTTCTGTTTTCACTCGTTTGAGATTATTAACACAACTTGATTAATCACTTCTAGAGGGACAACTTATAAGGATTGAACACAATCTATATTGAGCACACAAACatgtaaaaataatgttattaataaATACAAACTCATATATCATGCATGTGCTTACTTATCTTAAATCTACTAGCTAAGGGGCCCAATAGGATGAAAGCACTTACTATTAGAGAAAGCATGAATTTCTTGCCTTTTAATCAACAATGGTTATCAAAATATGCGGTTACAGCCTGAAAGCAACAATTTTGATCACTTTAAGGTAAGGAAAAGCACAAGGCTTTCCTTCCTCATTGGGTATACATTCTGCACATAAAGAATTCAATGGGGATACACATTCCCTGTCAACAGTCACTGAAGTTTTTGACTTGTTTCCTCCATCAATGTGGCCAAACATTCTTTCCAATCTGAAACTTTGTTATCCCCATTGGCCACCTCAAATATGAATCCAGTTTGTGGGACACAATCCAAAGCTGCTACACAAACAAAGGCAGCATCTTCTTTGCTAATACTTCCTCTAGCTGCACAACCCTGTTGTAATGAACATCAAATGAAATTAGTAGTCCTGGCTACGATATTATAAATAGCCAGAACCAGCTTTTGTCTAGGAGATTTCAAGTTAAAGTGATAAATGACGATCCGAGCAGTGTATCTATTTGCCAATGCTTCCGAAATTTCAGTAAGCAATAGCATATGCACTTAAGAATGTCTAAGGTGGATTGATCATGAGCATCCTTTGAAACATCCCTTTGTCTTAACTTGTTTTGTTcatcaaaagaagaaattaaggcCTTTTGTCTGTACCTCATCAAAGGTAAAGCCTCGCTTCCCACCAGGTGCATCTAGTAATGCACCGGTCCTAATTATGGTGTAAGGAATTCCTGATGTCTTCAATACTGATTCATCTTGCTCGGCCAGTTTCTTTGCATTGCTTTTCATCATGGATTGAAAGCCACTTTTACCACCATAAACTGACAACTGCAACTTTGTTAAAACAAAGGGAAGATTGTGTTTGAGGTGAAAAAGAATGTAATTGGGGTTGGGGGTGGAAGTACCTGAGATAAGACGATTACATGTTGTACCCCTTGAAGGCTACCAACGCTAGAAAGAAAACCCTCCtggaaaagaataaaatgattCAAACATTTCTTCAGAAAAATTGTTTGAAGGCCATTTCTCATTATTGCCCAAAATaggggaaaaataaaaagataaaaactcaAGGACAGGTAAATTGtttcaattaaaagaaaatgttttacttggAATATGATTTATACCAAAAAAGACTATCCCCTCCTTTCCAAGTAAACAACAGCAGTAGACGTGCTTATATACTTGACTGTTAAGTTGATCAG
This region of Glycine max cultivar Williams 82 chromosome 7, Glycine_max_v4.0, whole genome shotgun sequence genomic DNA includes:
- the LOC100784616 gene encoding solute carrier family 25 member 44 — translated: MSMSVAEDESSEEVHVPGEIDWQMLDKSKFFFLGAALFSGVSAALYPVVVLKTRQQVAQSKVSCINTAFSLIRGEGFRALYRGFGTSLMGTIPARALYMAALEVTKSNVGTATVRFGLAEPTAAAVANAAAGLSAAMAAQLVWTPVDVVSQRLMVQGVSDSGNPKASALRYINGIDAFRKILSSDGLRGLYRGFGISILTYAPSNAVWWASYSVAQRMVWGGVGYYLCKGNDSAANSALKPDTKTVMAVQGVSAAVAGGMSALITMPLDTIKTRLQVLDGNENGRRGPTAMQTVRSLVREGGWMACYRGLGPRWASMSMSATTMITTYEFLKRLSAKNQEVLT